CGAGCTTTCTTGCTGACATCTGTTATAAAAGACCAAGTTAACGTTTTTATTTGATCAGTTAGGCTGGTGAGCAAATCCAAATCAAACTTTAGTTTACTCACTCCAGACTTTGTTATTGCGTAGCAGTTGCTTTGATTTTAAAAGGATTTGAGACTCACGTTACTTCTAAAATGTTGCTATCAAATGTTGTTTATATCAATGGTAGCTTTGGTCTACACCTAACCTTACTAGAACTTTTTTTCGCGACATACTAACTGGTTGTCAAGGCCGGAATATCACATTATTTAGCGATTCAGattcttaaattaaaaattacatcATAATGGTCTCGGCTGTATAGTTATAATGTGAAGGCATAATCTTGTTTTATAGTTGCTTGAATAGACATGTCGATAAAGTATAAGTAACTGGGTATAGTTTATAGAAAAGAATCAAGCATCTCAATGAGGGATCGATGTTTACACACACAAAAGATATGCCATGTTGGTCAAACCCAGCTATTCTCGACACACATTGCTTACAATTCAATGTTCGgctgtctttaaaaaaataattaagaagaAAATCCAGGTTTAGATTACCTGTTTCTCGGCAATAGAATAGTAGCGATGGGTTAGATAATGAGTTAGCCACTTAACTGATCCTGGTACATACAAAAACTTTTTCGTCTAGCAAAGGAATGTGACAAGGCATTCGATCCCCTACGCGACAATAGAATAAATATCTTTAACACatccatttttttaattctaacgtaacattattattttaacatttttagcaTATAacctaatttacaaaatttgcaaaagaTGTCTTTCACTAAATCAAATTCATAAATAACTTGTCTCGACTTTATTTTCTTCTATTTCTAATCTTTGTATACTGTTTTCTTTTCAGTACCTTACCATGGATGCTGCCACACAAATATCGAGACTTCTTGATTTATAATTCACTTCCAAGTCATTTGTattcgatatatttttatttacatatataaattttttgtttaagtgTACACTTTTGACAGGTGATTCTGCAGCACCAAATAAATTGACAATTACAGTTTTTAACAACACTTCTTTCTTTTGTTCGATAACCTCTTCCACAACACATAGCGTTACAAGAACCTGATTGGCCTTTCTTTTGTCTACACCTACGTCCAGTCACCGATGAGCAATATAATGGAGAGTTTTTCAAATAAACAAGCTGAGTGTTGGTCACTGGTGGTGAGTATTTTATTGCAGGCATTAACACCTGACGTGTGCTGATATACTTTAGTTTAACTTTAATAGCGGCAtcaaactttcttttcaaaacaTTCCCAATAAAACGAAAATCAGGGATTTCTCTTGAGCAAATACGAGATGTGCACGCCCCTGAAACCCCATGGCACGCACATTTTAACTTCATATTTGATTCAATGGTCTAAAGGTAAAACGTAttagttttttagttttgtctTTATGCATTAAGGATTACAACAAATATTACTTCTGTTTTTATACCGACagccataaaaaataaaatatatttcgaaAAAATATTCCTTGGAATATCTTAAAAGGATGAGCAGCTCATTTCCACTCCAATAAAATCTCCTTCGCCCGTGCATtgccaaatcaaaaaaaatatttcttttaaaacaaaattaaaacttaaaTTCGACTTCTTACTTTTTTCCGCGCAACtaaattttttggataattaAATTGTTATATCAAATTGATTGGCCAAAACAGAACAGAAGAAAAAGTAAACAATTGATAACAAAATGAACGAAAATGAACCAATCAAGTTgcaaaatttttattgttttgttcatGTTCCAGAGTGGAAATTGATCAAAGAAAAtatttccacaaaaaaaaaccttgtttGGAGTGCAAATTCAGTGTCACTCTACCCTACTGTTTCTTTTTAGACTCAAAACGCCTTAGGTTATAATTTCTACCCAAGCAatactttataaaaaataataatttaaaagataaaaaaaattgctggttAACATCTTACCTTGCGACCAACATCATTGTTATGTAAATTCATTAAACTTCTCGCATGACTGGAATACATTCTTTCCAAACTCCAATTTAACTCCACACTGTCAATAAACTGTTTGGAGAAAGTGACACCAAAGTTGACATTGTCATTACAACGATGCCATCGATAACCTCGAGAGTCATCTTTCGTATCTCGTACGTCGCAAGAGCAGGATTGCAACAGATTGCTGGAGCAGGCCTTTGTAACAGAGAACACAACTCCAGCTGAGAACAAAGCACTGATAAACGCTGCTTCCTTTGATTCTAAAGTTTATATAGAAACAAATTTCAATAAAAGGCGAATAAGTCGCAAAGAAAACGAACGTAAAACATGATTGAACCTTTTTATATTATAACTATATTTGCATATATGGttcgttatattttttatttatttatttaagcaTGCTCAAAATTTCTTACCCATGATTAGACTGTTCCCAAATAAAGATGGGTAGTTTTTGGAGTCAGTTGTCCACAAAGAATTTGGAGCATGCGCAGAACAGTTCCAACGTCGCCAGCGAAATTGATGTCTAAACAGAAACACTAATTTTGTTACATTGTATTTCTACTGTTATTATATATagtcgtggaaaaatccacgggttcgcccgtcctttttataccgcatggcgtgcgtctcgctacctgcgcagctaagctaccattttgcgtgacagacagacggacggacggacagacgtatacgggtattataatgtaGACAGTCAAACAAATTTAAAGTTAAGAAGTCTCCGGGACTgataatattttcaaatatatctTTACCAActgcaaaaaaatgttgacagAATATgcaaaagttacttttttatacaaaaaaataactgtTATTTACAAGTGCTACAAGCTGTCTTTTATTTCTAAGAAATTATAAAACACACCCTCGCATTCAccaagtttatttttttgttatattttcactttttttcaaaTCTTTGGTCCCATGGAGGTGCGAGATATCAGGTGTATTGTAGTTGCAATGCTGTTTCCTGCAGAAAGTTTTCGCTGCAAGTTATATATTGAACTTAAATCTTGATGTGGATTGATCTTTTTTATGATGTTGTTAAACTGGATTTAAATATAATGTGTACTTACATACACTCATCGTACGCAATTCTAGCACCAACGGACACTTTTGGAATCAGATCGCCATAATTGATACACAACTTTCTTTGTGTGTCCGTCCAAAATCGGTAATTGTTGCAGAACTTTCTGTTGTATATATCACCAGATACCAACGCTAATTTCCTGTATATAAGATGGATTAAAGTTTTTAGAACGGCATTCTGTTTTCAAATGTACAaacatctaaattttttaactcgATCATACATCAATTTTGTTTTAGACCATACGTGGTCACACAGCTTTAAATTTGCAGCTAGTTGATACAATGGGTTTGTTCTACAGATAACGTAACTGCGACATAAttcaaaaaccttttttaaacaaatttacattttttctcTTTCCTTTTGTCTTATGCTGGTAGATGCACGACTTAGTCATATGTCTCGAAAAAAAGAACATTCAAAGTTCAATTTAATTGAATTTTATTGTATTGGTTTATGCAATGTTTATTTTATCAATATCTAATTTTGTTCCTTTAAGCGAACAGAAAGGTCTACGAACgagtatcaaaaatatttaatatgaaCAAAATTCAGATTGTAACTAAATGTAGGATAGTGAAACACATCAAACTGATCAAATGTGTGATAGTATAGCacaaattctttttattttttagaatctGTTTATAAACAAGTAGTCTTGGAGGTCGATTTGTAAGAGTGTTGACATTTCTCCACGAATTAAGAACATAAGCCCTAACTTGATTTCTAACCTTAGAGAATTTTACAGACAAGAAtttgtttttctctttcttaTAACACACACGAGCGGTTATAAATCAAGActttaaatagtttttaaaatcgtttcTTAGTTTTAAACATATCAAGAACAAGTTCAGCCGCAatttgtttaaaacataaacaCATCCTGTTTTAGGCCAAATTTAGGCAAAGTATTGTATCATAAAAACGCACGTGTGACATTCCCTTAGCTTATCTCATCAATGATACGCGATTCAATTTGTCGAATCCAATTTGTCGAATGTaagattttaaaagttgaacaaTGTTCAACCTTTCCGATTGGTCGATAAAAAACGTTGACCAAGCAATGTTCTTAAAGTCGTATTGCAAAATTGCAAACAAGCACACTCttcaatataaaatttaaaatcgaCAAG
The genomic region above belongs to Hydractinia symbiolongicarpus strain clone_291-10 chromosome 4, HSymV2.1, whole genome shotgun sequence and contains:
- the LOC130641962 gene encoding protein Wnt-4-like, with the protein product MQILLLGSFILFFLPTDSLSQQWMKLALVSGDIYNRKFCNNYRFWTDTQRKLCINYGDLIPKVSVGARIAYDECIHQFRWRRWNCSAHAPNSLWTTDSKNYPSLFGNSLIMESKEAAFISALFSAGVVFSVTKACSSNLLQSCSCDVRDTKDDSRGYRWHRCNDNVNFGVTFSKQFIDSVELNWSLERMYSSHARSLMNLHNNDVGRKTIESNMKLKCACHGVSGACTSRICSREIPDFRFIGNVLKRKFDAAIKVKLKYISTRQVLMPAIKYSPPVTNTQLVYLKNSPLYCSSVTGRRCRQKKGQSGSCNAMCCGRGYRTKERSVVKNCNCQFIWCCRITCQKCTLKQKIYICK